One Hermetia illucens chromosome 4, iHerIll2.2.curated.20191125, whole genome shotgun sequence DNA segment encodes these proteins:
- the LOC119655317 gene encoding glucose dehydrogenase [FAD, quinone]-like, which translates to MDLINPVCESTSIGPANQLVTTLVTALFAAHCNMSTPSMWPKDFGPQAVIEGLGTYNFVIIGAGSAGSVVANRLSEDPNQKVLLLEAGDDPPIESEIPGLANSMLNTELDWQYPTISNGQSCQAFNDKSCTWNKGKVLGGTSTINGMIYARGNDRDYNEWKNQGNPSWGWYDVFRYFKRSENFRGENPNRVHGMRGPLRVQRFQSPKQIQSVILKAAKELGYNKVDDFADGNNMGFGYLHGTVANGRRVSSAKAFLRSHRPNLQVIKHAVARKIYFNHEKEVEFVKFIYNEEMELVVNVGKEVIISAGSIETPKLLMLSGIGPGYHLKALGIPVVSNLMVGDNLMDHAKVSFFLKLRYTSNTPLEVRQMDDIFEQWVLHSGGLGVSIMDLGGYIDTTGRGAYPDVYIGFAPIMNITQVAGKYTEPTRSSLLNQSAPFDTILEVFITLLKPKSRGVVRLSSTDYRDKPIIMPNTFREESDVKRILRAIEKLYDFERTNTLMRVRGDFLKLNLPPCDVFEYKSSEYWECYVQYMSESGFDPVGTARMGPVSKKDSVVDPELCVKGVKGLRVIDASIMPTIVSGPTNAPAIMIGEKGADFIKDTWSL; encoded by the exons GATTAGGAACTTACAACTTCGTCATAATTGGAGCAGGATCGGCAGGATCGGTGGTTGCCAATCGCTTATCGGAAGATCCTAACCAGAAGGTTCTTTTATTGGAAGCTGGAGACGATCCGCCCATTGAGTCCGag ATCCCTGGCTTGGCAAACTCAATGCTAAACACTGAACTCGACTGGCAATACCCCACTATATCCAACGGACAATCATGCCAGGCTTTTAATGATAAATCGTGCACATGGAACAAAGGCAAAGTTCTCGGCGGTACCAGCACTATCAACGGAATGATTTATGCTCGGGGTAACGACAGAGACTACAACGAATGGAAGAATCAAGGAAATCCTTCCTGGGGATGGTACGAtgttttcagatattttaaaaGGTCCGAAAATTTCCGGGGCGAAAATCCTAATAGAGTTCATGGAATGAGAGGTCCTTTAAGAGTTCAACGATTTCAGTCACCTAAACAAATTCAAAGTGTTATCCTGAAAGCTGCTAAAGAGCTTGGTTACAACAAGGTGGACGATTTTGCTGATGGAAACAATATGGGTTTTGGATATCTTCACGGAACTGTTGCTAATGGAAGAAGAGTGAGCTCGGCGAAGGCTTTTCTCCGCAGTCATCGGCCGAATCTTCAAGTCATAAAACACGCTGTTGCCAGAAAGATCTATTTCAACCACGAAAAGGAGGTGGAATTTGTAAAGTTCATATACAATGAGGAAATGGAATTGGTTGTGAACGTGGGAAAGGAAGTGATTATCTCAGCGGGGTCTATAGAAACACCGAAGCTTCTAATGCTTTCCGGCATAGGTCCAGGGTATCATCTGAAGGCATTAGGAATACCTGTCGTGAGCAATTTAATGGTTGGGGATAATTTAATGGACCATGCCAAAGTTAGTTTCTTCCTAAAACTTAGGTATACCAGTAACACTCCTTTGGAAGTCCGTCAAATGGATGATATTTTTGAGCAATGGGTTCTCCACAGTGGAGGTTTGGGAGTATCTATTATGGACTTGGGAGGATATATTGACACCACCGGAAGGGGGGCGTATCCTGACGTTTATATCGGTTTCGCCCCTATTATGAATATTACTCAAGTGGCAGGCAAGTATACTGAGCCCACTAGGAGCAGTTTGTTGAACCAATCTGCTCCTTTCGACACCATTTTAGAGGTTTTTATCACACTCCTTAAGCCTAAATCCCGAGGAGTAGTTCGCCTGTCGAGCACTGACTATCGTGACAAACCCATCATCATGCCAAACACTTTCAGAGAAGAGTCTGATGTTAAAAGGATATTACGTGCTATTGAAAAACTTTACGATTTTGAAAGGACCAATACGTTGATGAGGGTTCGTGGGGACTTCTTGAAGTTGAACTTACCTCCCTGTGATGTGTTCGAATATAAAAGTTCAGAATATTGGGAGTGTTATGTGCAGTATATGTCGGAGAGCGGCTTTGATCCTGTTGGAACAGCAAGgatgggaccagtttcaaagAAGGATAGTGTAGTTGATCCTGAGTTATGTGTCAAAGGTGTTAAGGGGTTGCGGGTTATTGATGCTAGTATAATGCCCACGATAGTGAGTGGACCAACGAATGCTCCAGCGATAATGATTGGGGAAAAAGGTGCGGATTTTATTAAGGATACTTGGAGTTTGTGA